Genomic DNA from Hordeum vulgare subsp. vulgare chromosome 2H, MorexV3_pseudomolecules_assembly, whole genome shotgun sequence:
GACCtacttttacctaagtagctccaaaatgacatatacttagcttagtttcctcctagatgacgtagtaagcttaattagctcataaatggcctatttaataaaaaatgacctatacttagctaagttgtctcctaaatgacataataagctaacttagctccaacatGATCTATTTTCTCTAACTtagttattaaatggcctatatttagcttagttagctccaaaattgcttaataagcatagtgagctcctaaatgacctattttactaacttagctattaaatggcctatagttagcttagttagctccaaaatggcttaataagcatagttagctcctaaatgacctatttttacctaagtagctccaaaatgacatatacttatagCTTACTTTCCTCCTAAATGATGAAGGAatcttaattagctccaaaatggcctatttaataaaaaatgacctatacttagctaagttctctcctaaatgacataatatgcttacgtagccccaagatgacctattttacaTAACTTAGCTgttaaatggcctatagttagcttacttagctccaaaatggcttaataagcatagttagctcctaaatgacctatttttacgtaagtagctgcaaaatgacatatacttagcttagtttcctcccaaatgatgaagtaaacttaattaactcctaaatagcctatttaataaaaaatgacctatagtgagctaagttctcttctaaatgacataatatgcttacgtagctccaagatgacctattttacctatcttagctattaaatggcatatagttagcttagttagctccaaaatggcttaataagcatagttaggtcccaacactactaggaaaagggctatagaaaatatagacactaatggcgcaccagacaaggggtacgccactactatatagaagtggcgcaccatgtgcaggtgcgccattagtgtgatggacaataATGCCGCACCACACACACGTTGTGCCACTACTAACAAACTTTTTtttccaaaagtactaatggcgcaccagggcagagtgcgtcattactagttgaactagtaatggcgcaccactcacacagtgcgccactactataatttttttttgcaaaactactaatggcgcaccggggtagagtgcgccattactagtttaactagtaatgacgcgccggggcagagtgcgccacTACTACCAAACGACTATTCCAAGTTTTCCCAGCATCCATTTCCTCCCCCATCTACCACCGCCCCTACCATCGCGACCTCCGCCCCCCGCCGTCCTCGGTCCCGGACCCCACCGTCTTCCACGACAATGGTTACTTCTCCTCTGCTCTCCACAAGCCAACGGCTACTTCTCTTCCGCACCGAAATATGGCGCCTTCCCCGGCGCAGGCGACCGTTGGATCGAGATCTACACGAAGGCGCCTCCGCCTCTCCCACCACCTCTCCGCCTCCGCAAGACGGCGTCCAGTGGGCTGAGGCCGCCTCCTCGTCCGCCCTCCGCCAGTACCATGCCCTCCCCAAGAAGGGCAAGCCACAGGGGCGCGCGTCCACCGTCCTCGCCGCCTTCCTACTCTCCTCCCCGGAGAACCCACTCAACCCCACTGTCCTCTCCCTCACCACCGGCACCAAATGCCTCGGCGCAGCACGCCTCGGACCTCGCGGTGACCTTGTCCATGACGCCCATGCCGAGGTCATCGCCCGCTGCGCGCTCCTCCGCCTCATCTATGCCGAGATCGGTACGGACAACCCACCAAGTTGGCTGGTCGGCTCTGGCACTGATGGGTGGTGGAGGCTTAAGGACGGGCATCAGCTGCATCTCTACATCACCCAGATCCCCTGTATGTACATGAATTTTCGATTTTGTTCCTCTTAAGCCGAATTATCTTCGGCGTTCCTGATAATACATCATAGTATTTGTTCAATGATAATGTACTGCTTTATTTGGACTCCTACAACAATATCTTGGATTTTTTTTACCACAACACATAGCGTGAGCAATTGGTTTGGTCAACTTGTGCAGGTGGGGTCATGCCAGTGCCGCCGTCACCCTTGGAGGTTCGAAGGGAACAACTGGATACCATGGTCAATGGATGCAATGGTATGCTTCTTTCTTATTCTTGGTGTTCTGGAGGAGTTGTAAGTTCATGCCTGGAGCTACTATTTTGGATGTACTGTAACCTATAGATTTGTCGAACTGTCTGAATTGGACCATGTTGTTGTGGATGGAAGAAGTGGCCGCTGACTTGCTGCTCCTGCTGGACTGAATGAAATATCAGAGAACAGTGCATGCGATCCTACTTCTCCCCGCTTGAGCAGAGTGTGCAGAGATGATATGGGGCAGAGGATGGAGAAGAATGAGATTGCAGAGAGGACTGGCTAGAGTATGTTGTTGATCCTCGCCGTAGGAGGGTAGGAGGGTCGATGAAGGAGGTCCTCCAATCTCTTGAGTTAATGCTACAGCATTGCTGACAGCTTCAGATACATTTCTGATTTAGTCTTGCTGTGTGCTGCCCATGCTTAACTTCAGTCCGATTTTATATAAATGCATGTGCTGAAATAACATATGTCAACCGTCGATAAATCCACCAGTTCATAAGTTTCTATATTTCTGCGCACACACGTGCATAAGAATTGACTATACAAGACTGTGGGATCCCTACCGAAGTTTGTAATTATTAATGATTTGCAACATGACCCTCGGAGGATGAGTCGTCCGGAAGTTTCAAATCTGTTGTACAACAACATCAAACTCATGTTCAAAGGACACCCAAGGGCACTACCAAAAGTGGCATTGATGCATCGATGCACCTCCTTGAACAtgattctcctttaaattttcctCTACTGTAGCTttcttccttttattcttttAACCATAGGATCGAGCTATGCACACATGCATATTGGTTATTTAGTTCAATCATCAGCAAGCTGTGGTAGGAAGAAACTCTAAATGCTTGTTCTAATTCCACACGGGAGCCTCTTACAGTCATTGCCTATTTGTGCTCTCGCCTCTTCAACAATTAGTAGAGCATCATTCTGAAGTCAGCTAAGTAGCAAGCTAATGTGGTTGTCTCCTTGTAGGTACAACAGCTAAGAAAGATGGGAGAGAAAATGGAGTGGAAAACACTTAAATTTGGAGCTGCATGAATTAATCTGTGAGTATTTTTATATACTTTGTTGATACACTTACCAGTAACTCTTTTAAGCAGGATTGAATATTCAAATCATTTGCTGATGAGCACGCTTCCGCATGTCTTCCTAGATTTCTGGCTTGATTcatcatcatataattgtcaaaGCATTGCTAGATTACACACATATCCCATCACTGTTTGATACTTTCTTCACAGATGCATCGCTTCATGGTCTCAGTGCTGACAGGAAGAAAGTAGTCTAGGTATCTTTCCGCAATTTTTTCATCCCATTTTTGCCCTGTTGGTTGTAATTTATGCATTTCACTTGTAAAGACAAGTAAAACTGAAGCAACTGCACATAATATTTATATCGGCAGTGCATAGTTCAAGATCACTCTCTTTTTCTACCAAGATGTTTTTGTGGTCAATATAAGTTTCTAGGTACAGCAAGACTCATACAAACAGTTAAACACTTATGTCCTATAGAGACGCGAAAAAAGGAAAACACACCTTGCCTTCTATCCAGTAAGACTGAATTTCTTTCTCTACCTTGGATATCCCATTATTTCAAAAAAACCTTGAGGTATCATTGGTGCTATATCTGATAAAAGAAAGAGTCCGTGTTCTATATTCCACGTTCGTTGGAGagaaaaaatatcaaaatcaTTTACTACA
This window encodes:
- the LOC123426654 gene encoding tRNA-specific adenosine deaminase TAD1-like; this encodes MVTSPLLSTSQRLLLFRTEIWRLPRRRRPLDRDLHEGASASPTTSPPPQDGVQWAEAASSSALRQYHALPKKGKPQGRASTVLAAFLLSSPENPLNPTVLSLTTGTKCLGAARLGPRGDLVHDAHAEVIARCALLRLIYAEIGTDNPPSWLVGSGTDGWWRLKDGHQLHLYITQIPCGVMPVPPSPLEVRREQLDTMVNGCNDLSNCLNWTMLLWMEEVAADLLLLLD